The following coding sequences are from one Halomonas sp. HAL1 window:
- a CDS encoding SDR family oxidoreductase, translating into MTLFDLTGRTALITGSSGGLGLAMARGLAQSGAQIIIHGRNRDKLEAARDALSEEGHSVLTTSFDITDEAAIEQALAALDADGVTIDILVNNAGMQLRRPLVELERDQWDTVINTNLTSTFLLGRNVARQMIARGKGGKIINIGSLMSSVARPTVGAYTASKGGVRLLTQSMAAEWAEHNIQTNAIGPGYMITEMTQPLVDDPKFNDWIVGRTPSKRWGVPEDLVGTVVYLASSASSYVNGQIIYVDGGMLAVL; encoded by the coding sequence ATGACCTTGTTCGATCTAACAGGCCGCACGGCACTTATTACCGGTTCATCGGGTGGTCTGGGGCTCGCAATGGCCCGCGGATTGGCTCAGTCGGGCGCTCAAATCATTATTCATGGTCGTAATCGCGACAAACTCGAAGCAGCGCGTGATGCCCTTTCAGAGGAAGGCCATAGCGTATTGACCACATCGTTCGATATTACCGACGAAGCTGCCATTGAGCAGGCGCTTGCAGCGCTTGATGCCGATGGCGTCACTATCGACATCCTGGTCAATAACGCTGGCATGCAGCTTCGTCGCCCGTTGGTCGAGCTCGAACGCGACCAGTGGGACACCGTAATCAACACGAACCTGACCAGTACCTTCCTGCTGGGTCGCAACGTTGCCCGTCAAATGATTGCGCGCGGCAAGGGCGGCAAAATCATCAATATCGGCTCACTGATGAGCTCAGTGGCACGTCCAACCGTGGGCGCTTATACGGCGTCCAAGGGCGGCGTGCGTTTGTTGACTCAATCCATGGCTGCGGAGTGGGCTGAACATAACATTCAGACCAATGCCATCGGCCCAGGTTACATGATCACGGAAATGACCCAGCCACTGGTCGATGATCCGAAATTCAATGACTGGATCGTTGGCCGCACCCCTTCCAAGCGCTGGGGTGTTCCCGAGGATCTCGTCGGCACGGTGGTCTACTTGGCATCCTCGGCGTCGAGCTACGTAAATGGCCAGATCATTTACGTCGACGGCGGCATGCTGGCCGTTCTTTAA